A single window of Ananas comosus cultivar F153 linkage group 19, ASM154086v1, whole genome shotgun sequence DNA harbors:
- the LOC109724968 gene encoding photosystem II 10 kDa polypeptide, chloroplastic-like — MATTVMSSLVLKPSSIVVERAQAKGLPSLARSPSSLNVQASRTRKIKTTTPYGPGGGMELPSGLDASGRKAKGKGVYQFVDKYGANVDGYSPIYSPDEWSPSGDVYVGGSTGLLIWAVTLAGLLLGGALLVYNTSALAQ; from the exons atggcAACCACAGTGATGTCTTCTTTGGTGTTGAAGCCATCTTCAATTGTAGTTGAGAGGGCTCAAGCTAAGGGACTCCCCTCATTGGCACGGAGCCCGTCCTCTCTCAATGTTCAGGCTAGTCGCACTAGGAAGATCAAGACTACCACCCCCTACG GGCCTGGAGGAGGGATGGAACTCCCAAGTGGTCTTGATGCATCGGGAAGGAAGGCTAAG GGGAAGGGAGTTTACCAGTTTGTGGACAAATATGGTGCAAATGTTGATGGCTACAG CCCAATCTACTCACCAGATGAATGGTCCCCAAGTGGTGATGTCTATGTTGGAG GAAGCACAGGGCTGTTGATATGGGCTGTAACTCTCGCCGGGCTGCTTCTCGGCGGAGCGCTTCTTGTGTACAACACCAGTGCTCTGGCTCAgtag
- the LOC109725124 gene encoding 60S acidic ribosomal protein P0, producing the protein MTVKLSKAEKKVAYDKKLCQLLDEYNKVLIATADNVGSNQLQNIRKGLRGDSIILMGKNTLIRRCIKIHAEKSGNKDYLNLLPLLVGNVGLIFTKGDLKEVSEEVAKYKVGAPARVGLVAPIDVVVPPGNTGLDPSQTSFFQVLNIPTKINKGTVEIITPVELIRKGEKVGSSEAALLAKLGIRPFSYGLVIQSVYDSGSVFSPEVLDLTEDDLIEKFAAGVSMVTSLSLALSYPTLAAAPHMFINAYKNVLAVAIETEYTFPQAEQIKEYLKDPSKFAVAAPAAVADSGAAAAPAAAAKEEEKKEEPAEESDDDMGFSLFD; encoded by the exons ATGACGGTGAAGCTCTCGAAGGCGGAGAAGAAGGTCGCGTACGACAAGAAGCTGTGCCAGCTCCTCGATGAGTACAACAAGGTGCTCATCGCCACGGCGGACAACGTCGGCTCGAACCAGCTCCAGAACATTCGCAAGGGGCTCAGGGGCGACTCCATCATCCTCATGGGGAAGAACACCCTCATCCGACGCTGCATCAAGATCCACGCCGAGAAGTCCGGGAACAAGGATTACCTCaacctcctccccctcctcgtg GGAAATGTTGGATTAATTTTCACCAAGGGAGATCTCAAGGAGGTCAGTGAGGAGGTTGCTAAGTATAAG GTTGGAGCTCCTGCTCGTGTGGGACTCGTCGCCCCGATTGATGTTGTGGTTCCACCCGGCAACACCGGACTGGACCCCTCACAGACCAGCTTCTTCCAA GTCCTCAATATCCCCACTAAGATCAACAAGGGCACGGTCGAAATCATCACTCCTGTGGAGCTGATCAGGAAGGGGGAAAAGGTGGGATCGTCTGAAGCGGCCCTGCTTGCTAAGCTTGGCATCAGGCCCTTCTCCTACGGCCTCGTCATACAGTCAGTGTACGACAGCGGTTCTGTTTTCAGCCCCGAGGTGCTCGATCTGACAGAGGACGATCTGATTGAGAAGTTTGCAGCTGGTGTTTCCATGGTCACCTCGCTTTCCCTGGCCCTTTCCTATCCGACCCTCGCAGCTGCTCCGCATATGTTCATCAATGCCTACAAGAATGTACTCGCTGTTGCTATTGAAACTGAGTATACATTCCCACAAGCAGAGCAGATCAAGGAGTATCTGAAG GACCCGAGCAAATTTGCTGTTGCCGCCCcggctgctgttgctgattctggagctgctgctgctccggCCGCTGCtgcaaaggaagaagaaaagaaagaggagcCTGCGGAGGAGTCCGACGACGACATGGGCTTCAGCCTGTTTGATTAA